The Xanthomonas sp. DAR 34887 genome has a segment encoding these proteins:
- a CDS encoding helix-turn-helix domain-containing protein, whose translation MSKLPVQTPTEIVEDLGRRIRARRLDANLTQAYLADKAAISRRALVQLEAGGGSTLHTLASVLKALGLEEELTHLVPAPTVSPMAMLRLARRQRKRASSQPD comes from the coding sequence ATGAGCAAACTGCCCGTACAGACGCCTACTGAGATCGTCGAGGACCTGGGGCGGCGGATCCGAGCACGCCGCCTGGACGCCAACCTCACCCAAGCGTATCTGGCTGACAAAGCGGCCATTTCTCGGCGGGCCCTGGTTCAACTGGAGGCCGGGGGTGGATCAACGCTGCACACCCTGGCCAGCGTCCTGAAGGCCCTAGGCCTGGAGGAAGAGCTCACCCATCTGGTTCCCGCGCCGACGGTGAGTCCCATGGCAATGCTCCGTCTAGCTCGTCGCCAGAGGAAGCGGGCCAGCTCGCAGCCGGACTAG